In the Neofelis nebulosa isolate mNeoNeb1 chromosome 11, mNeoNeb1.pri, whole genome shotgun sequence genome, one interval contains:
- the FZD10 gene encoding frizzled-10 → MPRPGPRLWLVLQVMGSCAAISSMDTERPGDGKCQAIEIPMCKDIGYNMTRMPNLMGHENQREAAIQLHEFAPLVEYGCHGHLRFFLCSLYAPMCTEQVSTPIPACRVMCEQARLKCSPIMEQFNFKWPDSLDCSRLPNKNDPNYLCMEAPNNGSDEPSRGSGLFPPLFRPQRPHSAQEHPLRDAGPGRASCDNPGKFHHVEKSAACAPLCAPGVDVYWSRGDKRFAVVWLAVWAVLCFSSSAFTVLTFLVDPARFRYPERPIIFLSMCYCVYSVGYLIRLFAGAESIACDRDSGQLYVIQEGLESTGCTLVFLVLYYFGMASSLWWVILTLTWFLAAGKKWGHEAIEANSSYFHLAAWAIPAVKTILILVMRRVAGDELTGVCYVGSMDVNALTGFVLIPLACYLVVGTSFLLSGFVALFHIRRVMKTGGENTDKLEKLMVRIGVFSVLYTVPATCVIACYFYERLNMEYWKVLATQHTCKTNNQTKSLDCLMAASIPAVEIFMVKIFMLLVVGITSGMWIWTSKTLQSWQNVCSRRFKTKSRRKPASVITNSGIYKKGQHPQKTHLGKYEIPDQPPTCV, encoded by the coding sequence ATGCCGCGGCCGGGCCCCCGCCTGTGGCTGGTCCTGCAGGTGATGGGTTCGTGCGCCGCCATCAGCTCCATGGACACGGAGCGCCCGGGCGACGGCAAGTGCCAGGCCATCGAGATCCCGATGTGCAAGGACATCGGCTACAACATGACCCGCATGCCCAACCTGATGGGCCACGAGAACCAGCGCGAGGCCGCCATCCAGCTGCACGAGTTCGCGCCGCTGGTGGAGTACGGCTGCCACGGCCACCTCCGCTTCTTCCTGTGCTCGCTGTACGCGCCCATGTGCACCGAGCAAgtctccacccccatccccgccTGCCGGGTCATGTGCGAGCAGGCCCGGCTGAAGTGCTCCCCGATCATGGAGCAGTTCAACTTCAAGTGGCCCGACTCGCTGGACTGCAGCAGGCTCCCCAACAAGAACGACCCCAACTACCTGTGCATGGAGGCGCCCAACAACGGCTCGGACGAGCCCTCCCGGGGCTCCGGCCTCTTCCCGCCGCTCTTCCGGCCGCAGCGGCCGCACAGCGCGCAGGAGCACCCGCTCCGGGACGCGGGCCCGGGGCGCGCCAGCTGTGACAACCCGGGCAAGTTCCACCACGTGGAGAAGAGCGCCGCGTGCGCGCCGCTGTGCGCGCCCGGCGTGGACGTGTACTGGAGCCGCGGCGACAAGCGCTTCGCCGTGGTCTGGCTGGCCGTGTGGGCCGTGCTGTGCTTCTCCTCCAGCGCCTTCACCGTGCTCACGTTCCTCGTCGACCCGGCGCGCTTCCGGTACCCCGAGCGCCCCATCATCTTCCTCTCCATGTGCTACTGCGTCTACTCCGTGGGCTACCTCATCCGCCTCTTCGCCGGCGCCGAGAGCATCGCCTGCGACCGCGACAGTGGACAGCTCTACGTCATCCAGGAGGGGCTGGAGAGCACCGGCTGCACCCTCGTCTTCCTGGTCCTCTACTACTTCGGGATGGCCAGCTCGCTGTGGTGGGTGATTCTCACGCTCACCTGGTTCCTGGCGGCGGGCAAGAAGTGGGGCCACGAGGCCATCGAAGCCAACAGCAGCTACTTCCACCTGGCGGCCTGGGCCATCCCGGCGGTGAAGACCATCCTGATCCTGGTGATGCGCCGGGTGGCGGGGGACGAGCTCACCGGCGTGTGCTATGTGGGCAGCATGGACGTGAACGCCCTCACCGGCTTCGTGCTCATCCCGCTGGCCTGCTACCTCGTGGTGggcacttccttccttctgtccggCTTCGTGGCGCTCTTCCACATCAGGAGGGTGATGAAGACCGGCGGGGAGAACACGGACAAACTGGAGAAGCTCATGGTGAGAATCGGGGTCTTCTCGGTGCTCTACACGGTGCCGGCCACCTGTGTGATCGCCTGTTACTTCTACGAGCGCCTCAACATGGAGTACTGGAAGGTCCTGGCCACCCAGCACACGTGCAAAACGAACAACCAGACCAAGAGTCTGGACTGTCTGATGGCCGCCTCCATCCCCGCCGTGGAGATCTTCATGGTGAAGATTTTCATGCTGCTGGTGGTGGGTATCACCAGCGGCATGTGGATCTGGACGTCCAAGACCCT